Part of the Polycladomyces zharkentensis genome is shown below.
CGACCGGGTGGATCGGGACGGCCAATGGAGATTTTGTCGTCAATGCCTTGGATCGTATGGGTATTTTGCATCAGTTTGTTCCGGTCGATGCCATTACTCGTATCAATTGCAAAATCGCCGAGACGGAGCCGCAACGGATGACCGAGCTGAACGCACCGGGTTTTCAGGTTCATGCCAAAGATGTAGACGCTTTCATCGGTTTGTTCGAGCGTCTCTTGGATCAAGCAAAGGTGGTGGTGTTGTCGGGAAGTTTGCCGACCGGTGCCCCGAATGAGTTATATCGTGAATGCATCAAAATGGCAAGGAGCAAAAATGTAAAGGCTTTCTTGGATGCTGAGGGTATGCCGTTCAGGATGGGTGTGGATGCAATTCCCTTTGCGGTGAAACCGAATCGGCGCGAGTTGGAAGGGTATGTCGGTGCGCCGTTGGACACGGAGCAGAAAGTGTTGGAAGCGGGCCGTCGTTTGCTGGACATCGGGATTCGTTGGGTAGCGGTGTCCGATGGTGCCAACGGCGCGTGGTTGATGACGGAAACGAAAACGATTCGTACCATTCCTCCGCGCATTGAAGCCAAAAGCCCTGTCGGATCGGGCGATTCGATGATGGCGGCGCTGGTCTGGGGATGGCTGCAAGGAAAAAGTGAAGAAGAAGTGGCGCGGTTTGCGACGGCGGCCGGAACGGTTACCGCCGCTCACGCCGGAACCGAGTTGTGCGGTTGGGAGGAAACCGTCGCCATGAGTCAACAGATACATCTGGAGCGGGTATCGTTCAGCGGATGAAAGGAGGAGAACAAGTATGAAACGATTGGTTGCCGTCACCGGATGTCCGACCGGGATCGCTCATACGTTTATGGCTGCGGAGGCATTGCAACAGGCGGCCGAGCAACACGGCGTTTCGCTCAAGGTGGAGACGCGCGGTGCGACGGGAGTGGAAAACCGGCTGACCGAGGAAGAGATTCAGGAGGCCCACGCCGTGATCATTTCGGCGGACGTGGATGTGGAAGAAGAACGATTCGCAGGGAAACCGGTGGTGCGCGTTCCGCTCGGGGAAGCAATCAAAAAGGCAAATGACGTGATCGAGCGGGCCCTGGCCCAATCCCCGGAGGAAGCGGAAGCCCGACCCACCCCGAAAAAGGAAGCGAGCAAAAAGGAGGCCCCACGGACAGGGCCGTACCGCCACCTGATGAACGGCGTGTCGTTTATGATTCCGCTGGTGGTGGCAGGCGGGCTGATGATCGCATTGTCGTTCTTGTTTGGAATCAAAGCGTTTGAACAAAAGGGTACGTTGGCAGCCGCGCTGATGGACATCGGCGGAGGCACCGCCTTTGCCCTGATGGTACCGGTGTTGGCCGGTTACATCGCGTACTCGATTGCTGACAAAGCAGGTCTGGCACCGGGATTGATCGGCGGGATGCTGGCATCCAAACTGGGGGCCGGTTTTCTCGGCGGGATCGTGGCCGGATTTATGGCGGGATATTTGTCACAGGGGATCAAAACCTTGTTGCCTCTCCCCAAGACACTGGAACGGTTGAAGCCCATCGTCATCATTCCGTTTCTCTCATCCTTGATCGTCGGGTTGTTGATGATCTACGTGATTGGTGCCCCGATCAAAAGCATCATGACTGCCATGACCGCATGGCTGCAATCGCTGGGTACCGCCAATGCCGTTTGGCTGGGTCTTGTGCTTGGCGCGATGATGGCGTTTGACATGGGTGGTCCCGTCAACAAGGCCGCATACACGTTCAGCGTCGGCCTGCTGGGATCACAGGTGTACGGACCGATGGCGGCGACGATGGCCGCGGGTATGGTGCCCCCGTTGGGGTTGTGGTTGGCCACATTGATCGCCAAACGCAAGTTTAGTGAAGAAGAGCGGGAAGCGGGCAAAGCAGCCGGTATCCTGGGCCTTTCCTTTATCACTGAAGGTGCCATCCCGTTTGCGGCGGCTGACCCGATTCGCGTGATCCCATCGTTGATGATCGGTTCCGCTGTGACAGGGGCGTTGTCAATGGTGTGGGGATGCGCACTCCGGGCGCCGCATGGCGGCGTGTTCGTCCTGGCCATCCCGCATGCGGTGGAACGGTTGGGCTACTATGTGTTGGCCATCGCCATTGGAACGGTGGTGACGGCGTTGCTGGTGACATGGTTGAAGCGCAAGCCGACAGAGCAAGGAGGAAACTGAATTGGATCTCAAAACAGTGATCAAACCTGAC
Proteins encoded:
- the pfkB gene encoding 1-phosphofructokinase, translating into MCEVLTVTCNPAIDQTVEVAVMRPGEVNRGKKVRMDPGGKGINVARVLKGWQTDVMATGWIGTANGDFVVNALDRMGILHQFVPVDAITRINCKIAETEPQRMTELNAPGFQVHAKDVDAFIGLFERLLDQAKVVVLSGSLPTGAPNELYRECIKMARSKNVKAFLDAEGMPFRMGVDAIPFAVKPNRRELEGYVGAPLDTEQKVLEAGRRLLDIGIRWVAVSDGANGAWLMTETKTIRTIPPRIEAKSPVGSGDSMMAALVWGWLQGKSEEEVARFATAAGTVTAAHAGTELCGWEETVAMSQQIHLERVSFSG
- a CDS encoding fructose-specific PTS transporter subunit EIIC translates to MKRLVAVTGCPTGIAHTFMAAEALQQAAEQHGVSLKVETRGATGVENRLTEEEIQEAHAVIISADVDVEEERFAGKPVVRVPLGEAIKKANDVIERALAQSPEEAEARPTPKKEASKKEAPRTGPYRHLMNGVSFMIPLVVAGGLMIALSFLFGIKAFEQKGTLAAALMDIGGGTAFALMVPVLAGYIAYSIADKAGLAPGLIGGMLASKLGAGFLGGIVAGFMAGYLSQGIKTLLPLPKTLERLKPIVIIPFLSSLIVGLLMIYVIGAPIKSIMTAMTAWLQSLGTANAVWLGLVLGAMMAFDMGGPVNKAAYTFSVGLLGSQVYGPMAATMAAGMVPPLGLWLATLIAKRKFSEEEREAGKAAGILGLSFITEGAIPFAAADPIRVIPSLMIGSAVTGALSMVWGCALRAPHGGVFVLAIPHAVERLGYYVLAIAIGTVVTALLVTWLKRKPTEQGGN